In one Zymobacter palmae genomic region, the following are encoded:
- a CDS encoding putative quinol monooxygenase, with the protein MAVGVIATFVAKPESVAQVEEALRKVVAPSRIDDGCEDYALHHDQENERCYYMLERWNDADALERHQEQEHFKALIEALEGKLESLDVKVLDNLL; encoded by the coding sequence ATGGCCGTTGGAGTCATTGCCACATTCGTGGCCAAACCGGAATCCGTAGCACAGGTTGAAGAAGCACTGCGCAAGGTCGTTGCACCGTCCCGTATCGATGATGGCTGCGAAGACTACGCACTGCATCACGATCAGGAAAACGAGCGTTGCTACTACATGCTGGAACGCTGGAACGATGCCGACGCACTGGAACGCCACCAGGAGCAGGAACACTTCAAGGCACTGATCGAAGCGCTGGAAGGCAAGCTCGAATCGTTGGATGTAAAAGTGCTGGATAACCTGCTGTAA
- a CDS encoding tRNA-uridine aminocarboxypropyltransferase, with protein sequence MSRKHRSDATTFIDENGIERRLFRARGSFADRCDACMLPRLNCLCPYQVTATARAEVWLIMHPHEAYKPTNTGRLIKDVLPSTRIFQWSRTEPDDELLALLASNRYRPFLIFPDDQPDYADRIVRQPAVEGEQIPVFIILDGTWRQARRMFRQSVYLASLPILPLHTDRLTRYKLRTPASESHLCTAEVAAELLKMAGDVDASQLLDDYFDTFNDCYAASRVHHRLQAPTEAMQRLLAWQRTGNDSVPLFEVD encoded by the coding sequence GTGAGTCGCAAGCATCGCTCCGACGCTACAACCTTCATTGATGAAAACGGTATCGAACGCAGACTCTTTCGTGCGCGCGGCAGCTTTGCCGACCGCTGTGATGCCTGCATGCTGCCACGTCTGAACTGCCTGTGTCCTTATCAGGTGACGGCAACGGCGCGTGCCGAAGTTTGGCTGATCATGCACCCGCATGAAGCTTACAAGCCCACCAACACCGGGCGTCTGATCAAGGATGTGTTGCCGAGTACGCGCATCTTCCAATGGTCACGCACCGAGCCTGATGACGAGTTGCTCGCACTGTTGGCGTCGAATCGCTATCGGCCTTTTCTGATCTTTCCCGACGATCAACCCGACTATGCTGACCGTATTGTGCGGCAGCCGGCAGTGGAAGGGGAGCAGATACCCGTCTTCATCATCCTAGATGGCACTTGGCGACAGGCGCGTCGTATGTTCCGCCAGAGCGTTTATCTGGCTTCGCTGCCGATATTACCCCTGCACACCGATCGACTGACGCGCTACAAGCTGCGCACGCCGGCATCAGAAAGCCACCTCTGCACAGCTGAAGTGGCAGCAGAACTGCTGAAGATGGCCGGTGACGTGGACGCCAGCCAGCTGCTGGATGATTATTTCGATACTTTCAACGACTGCTATGCTGCCAGTCGCGTGCATCATCGCCTTCAAGCACCGACGGAGGCTATGCAGCGCTTGCTGGCATGGCAGCGCACAGGCAACGACAGTGTCCCCTTATTCGAAGTCGACTGA
- a CDS encoding pseudouridine synthase, translating to MSSDSSSVPILYQDDALVIVYKPAGALVHRSPLAAHATRILMTELRDQLGQWVYPVHRLDRPTEGVMVFALSSAHASTLCEAFAEHRVEKRYLAIVRGHAPETLRIDRPLREEDGKRPKAECPAMPAQTDVTRLATASLDVAIDRYPTSRYALVEASPLTGRRHQIRRHLSGIGHPIIGDAKHGKGVHNRYFKNTFFAEWEGDTRLLLASTYLSLPHPVTGRMLTVSAPLSSDFGALLDHLGWQTYQPVTQVTIASSP from the coding sequence ATGTCTTCCGATTCTTCCTCTGTGCCCATTCTTTATCAGGACGATGCGCTGGTCATCGTTTACAAGCCCGCTGGGGCGCTGGTGCATCGCAGCCCGCTGGCCGCGCATGCGACACGCATTCTGATGACGGAACTGCGCGACCAGCTGGGGCAGTGGGTCTACCCGGTGCATCGCCTTGATCGTCCTACGGAAGGCGTGATGGTCTTCGCCCTATCGTCTGCGCACGCGTCAACACTGTGCGAGGCGTTTGCCGAACATCGCGTGGAAAAGCGCTATCTGGCCATCGTGCGCGGCCATGCCCCAGAGACCTTGCGCATCGACCGCCCGCTGCGAGAAGAAGATGGCAAGCGTCCAAAAGCAGAATGCCCCGCCATGCCCGCACAGACGGATGTCACGCGCTTAGCGACTGCCTCTCTGGACGTTGCCATCGACCGCTATCCGACGTCGCGCTATGCACTGGTGGAGGCTAGCCCGCTGACGGGGCGTCGCCATCAGATCCGCCGCCACCTCAGTGGCATCGGCCACCCCATCATCGGTGATGCCAAGCACGGCAAAGGCGTTCACAACCGCTATTTCAAAAACACGTTCTTTGCCGAGTGGGAAGGCGATACTCGTCTGCTATTGGCCTCCACATACCTGTCTTTGCCTCACCCGGTGACCGGCAGGATGCTAACGGTATCGGCACCGCTTTCCAGCGACTTCGGCGCTCTGCTTGATCATCTGGGCTGGCAGACCTATCAGCCCGTGACTCAGGTCACTATAGCGTCATCGCCTTGA
- the tcdA gene encoding tRNA cyclic N6-threonylcarbamoyladenosine(37) synthase TcdA yields the protein MSDRDAMTSATDERPAYTSDDADFRFGGIQRLYGRQSFDAFTRAHVVVVGVGGVGSWTVEALARSGVGTLTLIDLDDACVSNINRQLHALDGTIGRPKVQILAERARLINPGMRINTVEGFVTPTNIDERIPADADHVVDAIDSVIAKTELIAWCKRRKIGLTVTGGAGGLIDPTRVEIRDLTRTEHDPLLAKVRARLRREHGYSRNLKRRFSISCVCSTEQRRYPDMTGAVCMQKPGAGNATRMDCAAGYGAATFLTGTFGFVAAAHVMECLERRAQRSTAPE from the coding sequence ATGTCAGACCGCGATGCCATGACCTCGGCCACCGATGAACGGCCAGCGTATACCAGTGACGATGCCGACTTCCGCTTCGGTGGCATCCAGCGCCTCTACGGCCGCCAGAGCTTTGATGCGTTCACCCGTGCCCACGTTGTAGTTGTGGGCGTTGGCGGGGTCGGCAGCTGGACCGTAGAGGCGCTTGCCCGCAGCGGAGTCGGCACGCTAACGCTGATCGACCTCGATGATGCCTGCGTCTCCAACATCAACCGCCAGCTTCATGCACTAGATGGCACGATCGGACGCCCCAAGGTACAGATCCTTGCCGAACGAGCTCGCCTCATCAACCCAGGGATGCGGATCAACACCGTAGAAGGATTCGTCACACCCACCAATATCGATGAACGCATTCCTGCCGATGCCGACCACGTTGTCGATGCCATTGACAGTGTCATCGCCAAGACGGAGCTGATTGCATGGTGCAAGCGGCGCAAGATCGGCCTGACCGTCACGGGGGGCGCAGGAGGCCTCATCGACCCGACCCGCGTGGAGATTCGCGACCTGACCCGCACCGAGCATGACCCGCTACTAGCCAAGGTGCGCGCCCGCCTGCGCCGCGAACATGGCTATAGCCGCAACCTCAAGCGTCGCTTCAGCATCAGTTGCGTCTGCTCAACCGAACAACGCCGCTATCCCGATATGACCGGTGCGGTCTGCATGCAGAAGCCTGGCGCAGGTAATGCCACGCGAATGGACTGCGCGGCAGGTTACGGCGCTGCCACCTTCCTGACCGGCACGTTCGGCTTCGTTGCTGCGGCTCATGTCATGGAATGCCTCGAACGACGTGCACAGCGCTCGACTGCGCCAGAATGA
- the lptG gene encoding LPS export ABC transporter permease LptG, producing the protein MFDRFDRYIARNVLWAMLIVQVTLLSLDFLLSFINELGDASKDYGPLQMLAYQAMRLPWRFYGYIPVGVLLGGLLGLGGMASSNELTAIRAAGRSLTRIVWGAMKPLLLVIGITMAIGEWVVPLSEQSATAYRLERLKGIGAMSQSGGWQTEGGDIYRFGTIRSDNTVLDVTRFIFDGHTLTSVTHADSASWDAAQQQWTLHAVKETHLSEQQVQTNSADSARWDTAFSPEFLTLVLMDPETQSIGDLWRYGRYMDDQGTDSHSAWLNFWQKALQPLALAGLLLVAASFVFGPLRTVAAGTRIFYGIVAGLIFKYTQDLLAPSSVLFHFSPLWAVLAPIIACWLLGIVLLRKRG; encoded by the coding sequence ATGTTCGACCGTTTTGACCGCTATATCGCCCGCAATGTGCTGTGGGCGATGTTGATCGTACAGGTCACGCTGTTGTCGCTGGATTTCCTGCTCAGTTTCATCAACGAACTGGGGGATGCCAGCAAGGATTATGGCCCTTTGCAGATGCTGGCTTATCAGGCGATGCGTCTGCCGTGGCGCTTCTATGGCTACATTCCCGTTGGCGTTTTGCTGGGGGGGCTGTTGGGATTAGGTGGCATGGCGTCCAGCAATGAGCTGACGGCGATCCGTGCCGCAGGCCGGTCGCTGACGCGCATCGTATGGGGTGCGATGAAACCGCTGCTGCTGGTGATCGGCATCACGATGGCGATTGGTGAATGGGTTGTGCCTCTCTCGGAGCAGAGCGCTACCGCCTATCGCCTTGAGCGACTCAAAGGCATTGGGGCTATGTCGCAGAGCGGCGGTTGGCAGACCGAAGGCGGCGATATCTACCGCTTCGGTACGATTCGCTCCGACAATACGGTACTTGACGTTACGCGCTTCATCTTTGATGGCCACACGCTAACTTCCGTGACGCATGCAGACTCGGCCAGCTGGGATGCCGCACAGCAGCAGTGGACATTGCATGCCGTCAAGGAAACGCACTTGAGTGAGCAGCAGGTGCAAACGAACAGCGCGGACAGTGCTCGCTGGGATACGGCTTTCTCGCCGGAGTTTCTTACGCTGGTGCTGATGGACCCCGAAACTCAGTCGATCGGTGACCTGTGGCGCTATGGCCGCTACATGGACGATCAGGGTACCGACAGCCATTCGGCGTGGTTGAACTTCTGGCAGAAGGCGCTGCAACCACTGGCGTTGGCCGGTTTGCTGCTGGTGGCGGCATCGTTCGTCTTCGGGCCGTTACGCACGGTCGCGGCCGGTACGCGTATCTTTTACGGCATCGTGGCGGGGCTGATCTTCAAATATACCCAGGACCTACTGGCACCGTCGTCCGTACTGTTTCACTTCTCGCCGCTATGGGCCGTACTCGCACCGATTATTGCCTGCTGGCTGCTCGGTATCGTGCTGCTGCGTAAGCGCGGCTAG
- the lptF gene encoding LPS export ABC transporter permease LptF: protein MVVFRYLIREIVLTMLAVAVVLLLVIMGSRIIRYMSAAASGELPLGLVGRLVMYQMPGFLELILPLAFFLGILLAYGQLYMNSEMTVLRACGVSPMKVLRVSLWPGAVVAVIVALCSLWLGPLGKQQISEALFEQQQHADFSILSAGRFQNVGGRTVYAASMSHGNSQLNDIFVSEPQRTKGAPAEVVIKADHAYQVRDEKTGARYLVLDSGERYSVEAGRMDAERLTFASYSTKIEDNLQALEVSEMDAMPSAQLWGSHDRKMRAELQWRWSLAIMVPILTLLAMSLSKVDPRHGRFGRILPAIILHIAYLSLLLTAKSLIGNSRWPADVGMWPIHLGFLILGIWLVKRTFGHKGAR from the coding sequence GTGGTTGTCTTTCGTTATCTTATCCGCGAGATCGTACTGACGATGCTGGCCGTAGCGGTGGTATTGCTATTGGTCATCATGGGCAGTCGCATCATTCGTTATATGTCAGCCGCCGCGTCGGGCGAGCTGCCGCTGGGGTTGGTCGGTCGTCTTGTGATGTATCAGATGCCGGGTTTTCTAGAGCTGATACTGCCGCTGGCGTTTTTCTTGGGCATTCTGCTGGCCTACGGTCAGCTGTATATGAACAGTGAGATGACCGTGCTGCGGGCCTGCGGCGTTAGCCCGATGAAGGTGCTGCGTGTATCGCTGTGGCCCGGTGCCGTTGTGGCTGTCATCGTCGCGCTGTGCAGCCTGTGGCTAGGGCCGCTCGGCAAGCAGCAGATTTCCGAAGCCCTGTTCGAACAGCAGCAGCACGCTGATTTCAGCATACTGTCTGCTGGACGCTTCCAGAACGTGGGAGGGCGCACGGTATATGCCGCCAGCATGAGCCACGGTAACAGCCAGCTCAACGATATTTTCGTGTCCGAGCCGCAGCGTACCAAGGGTGCACCGGCCGAGGTGGTCATCAAGGCTGATCACGCCTATCAGGTGCGCGACGAGAAGACGGGTGCGCGCTACCTAGTATTGGACAGTGGCGAGCGCTACAGCGTTGAAGCAGGGCGTATGGATGCCGAACGCCTGACCTTCGCCAGTTACTCGACGAAGATTGAGGACAACCTGCAGGCGCTGGAAGTGAGCGAAATGGATGCGATGCCTTCCGCTCAGCTGTGGGGCAGTCATGACCGCAAGATGCGAGCCGAGCTGCAGTGGCGCTGGTCGCTGGCGATCATGGTGCCAATTCTGACCCTACTGGCGATGTCGCTGTCGAAAGTGGATCCACGTCATGGCCGTTTCGGTCGCATCCTGCCCGCGATCATCCTGCACATTGCCTACCTTAGCTTGCTGCTGACGGCGAAGAGCTTGATCGGCAACAGCCGTTGGCCCGCCGATGTTGGCATGTGGCCTATTCACTTGGGATTTTTGATCTTAGGTATCTGGCTGGTGAAACGTACGTTCGGTCATAAGGGAGCCCGCTGA
- a CDS encoding barstar family protein, with translation MSIAIIEGKAIEKEKDVYVQVASQIDFGVGYGYNYHAFLDRLGYDLERPIHIVWKDHAVSKDVLGRDFDRLVDLMEQIKRDDERFCPEGERFTFSLE, from the coding sequence ATGAGCATTGCTATTATCGAAGGCAAGGCGATCGAAAAAGAGAAGGACGTGTATGTGCAAGTGGCCAGCCAGATAGATTTTGGCGTGGGTTATGGCTACAACTACCATGCTTTTCTTGATCGCTTAGGGTATGACCTAGAACGCCCCATTCATATCGTCTGGAAGGATCATGCTGTTTCAAAAGACGTACTGGGGCGCGATTTCGACCGGCTGGTTGATTTAATGGAACAGATCAAGAGGGATGATGAACGTTTCTGCCCAGAGGGCGAGCGTTTTACATTCTCGCTGGAGTAA
- a CDS encoding leucyl aminopeptidase — protein MLFTTVTALDQSALDCLILPVFDTDTPSSLVQELDSATDGRLLAPIARGDFKAKAGKTLLRSDLSGLSLTHVLLVGAGKPDTFSMDALQKLLSAAFAAVSELSAKRVGVASEGLTNEKLDTESVARAVAEHALRAAYRFTACKTGDQPKVALESVVLIASAEAKAAAEQGLSVGSAYGEGINFARELANLPGNLCTPAYLADQAQALAADSALTTTILGEEQLRELGAGALLAVGQGSEQESRLIVMEYRGGAESDAPHVLVGKGITFDTGGISLKPGADMDEMRYDMGGAASVLGTFKALLALKPHINVVGIIATAENMPDGKALKPGDIITTLNGMTVEVLNTDAEGRLVLCDALAYAERFAPASVVDIATLTGACIIALGDHASGLYANDDALAQSLRNAADASWDRVWQMPLWDDYQSQLDSNFADIANIGGRKGGSITAACFLSRFAKYPWAHLDVAGTAWHGKQGATGRPVGLLTRYLLQQANA, from the coding sequence ATGCTTTTCACCACGGTTACCGCTCTTGATCAGTCAGCGCTGGACTGCTTGATCCTGCCCGTTTTTGATACCGATACACCGTCTTCTCTCGTACAGGAACTCGACAGTGCTACTGATGGCCGTCTGCTGGCACCTATCGCGCGGGGCGATTTCAAGGCCAAGGCGGGCAAAACCCTGCTGCGCAGCGATCTGTCCGGCCTATCACTGACGCACGTACTGCTGGTAGGCGCAGGCAAACCGGACACGTTTTCGATGGACGCTCTGCAGAAGCTGCTGAGTGCCGCTTTTGCTGCCGTGTCCGAACTATCAGCAAAACGTGTTGGGGTCGCCAGTGAAGGGCTGACCAATGAAAAATTGGACACCGAAAGCGTTGCCCGTGCCGTCGCGGAACATGCGCTGCGCGCGGCTTACCGTTTCACCGCCTGCAAAACGGGCGATCAACCCAAGGTTGCACTCGAGTCCGTCGTCTTGATCGCTAGCGCGGAGGCCAAGGCCGCTGCCGAACAGGGGCTGTCCGTGGGCAGTGCGTACGGCGAAGGCATCAATTTTGCCCGCGAACTGGCTAACCTGCCGGGCAACCTCTGCACGCCCGCCTACCTTGCCGACCAAGCACAGGCACTGGCCGCCGATAGCGCGCTGACCACCACCATTCTGGGTGAAGAGCAACTGCGCGAACTGGGCGCTGGCGCACTGTTGGCAGTGGGCCAAGGCAGCGAGCAGGAATCACGCCTGATCGTGATGGAATACCGCGGGGGTGCCGAAAGCGACGCGCCGCACGTACTGGTCGGCAAAGGCATCACCTTCGATACGGGGGGTATCTCACTCAAACCAGGTGCCGACATGGACGAGATGCGCTACGACATGGGCGGTGCTGCCAGCGTACTGGGAACATTCAAGGCTCTGCTGGCGCTGAAACCGCACATCAATGTGGTGGGTATCATCGCGACCGCTGAAAATATGCCTGACGGCAAGGCCCTTAAGCCGGGCGACATCATCACTACGCTCAATGGCATGACCGTCGAGGTACTGAACACCGATGCGGAAGGCCGCCTAGTACTGTGCGATGCGCTTGCCTATGCCGAACGCTTTGCTCCCGCCAGCGTCGTCGACATTGCCACGCTGACAGGCGCCTGCATCATCGCGCTGGGCGACCACGCTTCCGGTCTGTACGCTAACGATGACGCACTGGCCCAGTCGCTGCGCAATGCAGCTGACGCCAGCTGGGATCGCGTTTGGCAGATGCCGCTGTGGGACGACTATCAGTCTCAGTTAGATTCTAACTTCGCCGACATTGCCAATATCGGCGGCCGCAAAGGCGGCTCCATCACAGCGGCCTGCTTCCTGTCTCGCTTTGCCAAATATCCATGGGCGCACTTGGATGTCGCGGGTACGGCTTGGCACGGCAAACAAGGGGCAACGGGACGCCCGGTCGGCCTACTGACCCGCTATCTGCTGCAACAGGCCAACGCCTGA
- a CDS encoding glucose 1-dehydrogenase, protein MAVVLDNEPAAPRDTPVLLVTGGGRGIGAATARLAAQRGYRVVFSYRQDEVSAQRVLEDIQRDGGDAIAVRADMADEQQIIALFDAAMLQYGRLDVLINNAGIVDTAMPLREMSAQRIQRMMTINVVGVMLCCREAVKRMSTRSGGHGGAIVNVGSAAAHRGSPNEYVDYAASKGAIDSLTEGLSKELAADGIRVNTVRPGVIDTLIHVEGGRPDKARQAEGRIPMGRAGQPEEIAHALLWLASSEASFTTGAILDVDGGV, encoded by the coding sequence ATGGCGGTCGTTCTCGACAACGAACCAGCAGCGCCACGTGATACTCCCGTGCTACTCGTGACCGGCGGTGGACGCGGTATCGGTGCCGCTACGGCACGACTGGCCGCTCAGCGTGGCTACCGCGTCGTGTTCAGCTATCGTCAGGATGAAGTTTCTGCGCAACGTGTGCTGGAAGACATCCAGCGCGACGGCGGCGATGCCATCGCCGTGCGGGCCGATATGGCCGACGAACAGCAGATCATCGCCCTGTTCGATGCAGCGATGCTGCAGTACGGACGCCTGGATGTGCTGATCAACAATGCGGGCATTGTGGACACCGCCATGCCGCTGCGCGAGATGAGCGCACAACGTATTCAGCGCATGATGACCATCAACGTGGTGGGCGTCATGCTGTGCTGCCGAGAAGCGGTCAAACGAATGTCGACCCGCAGTGGCGGGCACGGTGGCGCAATCGTCAATGTCGGTTCCGCCGCCGCACACCGCGGTAGCCCGAACGAATACGTCGACTACGCCGCCTCTAAGGGAGCTATCGACAGTCTGACCGAAGGATTATCCAAGGAGCTGGCAGCCGACGGCATCCGCGTCAATACCGTACGCCCCGGTGTTATCGACACACTGATTCATGTCGAGGGTGGACGCCCCGACAAGGCACGTCAGGCGGAAGGACGTATTCCTATGGGACGCGCAGGACAGCCTGAGGAAATTGCCCATGCGCTGCTGTGGCTGGCCTCAAGCGAAGCCTCGTTCACTACCGGCGCAATACTGGACGTAGACGGCGGCGTTTAA
- a CDS encoding SDR family oxidoreductase — protein sequence MTDTTRKVMLITGGSRGIGAATARIAAERGYLVAFSYRSNQQEADRVLADLLRINGPDSALALQADVSVEADVVGMVQKTIEHFGRLDVLVNSAGIVDQVARIDEMSGERLERMLRINSFGTMICIREAVKHMATRHGGHGGAIVNVGSIASKLGCENEFVDYAASKGAIDSLTEGLSKELGPDRIRINTVRPGVIATDIHASGGNGEKVAEAANFTPLGRAGRPEEVAYGILWLASDEASFVTGALLDIDGGV from the coding sequence ATGACTGACACTACTCGCAAGGTCATGCTGATCACCGGCGGCAGCCGCGGCATCGGTGCCGCCACTGCTCGCATCGCTGCCGAACGCGGCTATCTGGTGGCCTTCAGCTACCGCAGCAACCAGCAGGAAGCTGACCGCGTATTGGCCGATCTATTGCGCATCAACGGCCCAGATTCTGCACTGGCACTGCAGGCCGATGTCAGCGTCGAAGCCGATGTGGTCGGCATGGTGCAAAAGACGATCGAGCACTTCGGTCGTCTCGACGTTTTGGTCAACAGCGCTGGTATCGTCGATCAGGTCGCACGCATCGACGAGATGAGCGGTGAACGTCTTGAACGCATGCTGCGCATCAACTCCTTCGGCACCATGATCTGCATCCGCGAAGCCGTGAAGCATATGGCGACGCGCCACGGTGGTCATGGCGGTGCCATCGTTAACGTCGGTTCCATCGCCTCCAAGCTGGGCTGTGAGAACGAATTCGTCGACTATGCCGCGTCCAAGGGCGCGATCGACAGTCTGACCGAGGGCCTGTCGAAAGAGCTAGGCCCTGATCGCATCCGCATCAATACGGTGCGACCGGGCGTCATCGCCACCGACATTCATGCCAGCGGCGGTAACGGCGAAAAAGTGGCCGAAGCAGCAAACTTCACCCCGTTAGGCCGTGCCGGCCGCCCAGAAGAAGTGGCCTACGGCATCCTATGGCTGGCCTCCGATGAAGCCTCCTTTGTGACCGGCGCCCTGCTCGATATCGACGGCGGCGTGTAA
- a CDS encoding DNA polymerase III subunit chi, producing the protein MTNVDFYILSDTTADARTAFACRLVDTILHKQYRVHIHVDDADTASLIDEQLWQFRPDSYAPHMRLDAPIEPQPPVTIGHGDEAPEPGIDVLLNLALDIPDWFSRFDRVAEIICQRQDILNAKRECWQTYKKRGYPVKSHDMRKSHP; encoded by the coding sequence ATGACAAACGTCGACTTCTACATCCTGTCCGATACCACTGCGGATGCCCGCACAGCGTTTGCCTGCCGCCTCGTCGACACCATTTTGCACAAGCAGTACCGCGTGCATATCCACGTTGACGATGCCGATACCGCCAGCCTGATCGACGAACAGCTGTGGCAGTTTCGTCCTGACAGCTATGCACCGCATATGCGCTTGGATGCCCCGATCGAACCACAGCCGCCCGTCACCATCGGCCACGGTGATGAAGCACCGGAACCCGGCATCGACGTACTGCTCAACCTTGCACTCGACATTCCCGACTGGTTTTCACGCTTCGACCGCGTGGCCGAGATCATCTGCCAGCGTCAGGACATCCTCAATGCCAAGCGCGAGTGCTGGCAAACGTATAAGAAGCGCGGCTACCCCGTGAAGAGCCACGATATGCGCAAGTCTCACCCCTAG